The nucleotide sequence AAAAAGAACCATTTACTATTATGATGCCACCACCTAATGTTACTGGTAGTTTACACATGGGGCATGCTTTAAACGGTACTTTACAAGATATTTTAATAAGATGGAAACGAATGGAAGGTTATGAAGCTTTATGGCTACCAGGTACTGATCACGCAAGTATTTCAACAGAGGCTAAAGTTGTAGCTAAAATACGCTCTGAAGGTAAGACAAAAGAGCAAATAGGTAGAGAAAAGTTTTTAGAGGAAGCTTGGGATTGGACAGAAAAGTATGGTGGTAATATAAGAAAACAATTAAGAAAACTTGGAGTTTCTTGTGACTGGTCAAGAGAAAGATTTACTTTAGATGAGGGGTTAAGCAAAGCTGTTGAAGAAGTTTTTATAAGATTGTACGAAAAAGGTTTAATTTATAGAGGAAATAGAATTATAAATTGGTGTCCAAGTTGTAAGACAGCTATTTCAGATGCCGAAGTAGAACATGAAGAAAAACAAGGCAAATTATGGCATATTAAGTATCCTGTTAAAGATAGTGATGAGTATATTGTTATTGCTACTACTAGACCTGAAACTATGCTTGGCGACGTAGCAGTTGCTGTAAATCCACAAGATGAAAGATATGAGCATTTAATTGGAAAGAAATTGATATTACCTCTAGTTAATAGAGAAATACCTATTATAGCAGATGAATATGTAGAAATGGAGTTTGGTACTGGAGCTGTTAAAATAACTCCAGCACATGACCCAAATGATTTTGAGGTGGGATTAAGACACAATTTAGAGCAAATAAAAGTGATGAATGATGATGCAAGCATTAATGAATTAGGCGGTAAATATCAAGGAATGGATAGATATGAAGCGAGAAAAGCAATAGTTAAGGATTTAGAAGATGGAGGTTATCTTGTAAAAATTGAAGACCATAATCATAATGTGGGTCATTGTGAAAGATGTAATACTGTTGTTGAACCTATCATATCAAAACAGTGGTTTGTAAAAATGGAACCTTTAGCTAAGCCAGCATTAGAAGCATATAGAGAAGGAAGATTTAGATTTATACCAGAAAGATTTGGTAAAATATATGTTCACTGGCTAGAAAATATTAGGGATTGGTGTATTTCAAGACAGCTTTGGTGGGGGCATAGATTACCTGTATATTACTGCCAAGACTGCGGAGAAGTTATAGTTTCAAGACAAGAACCTGACAGCTGTCCTAAATGTGAAAGTACAAATATTAAGCAAGACCCAGATACTTTAGATACATGGTTCTCATCTGCTTTATGGCCATTTTCAACTTTAGGATGGCCTGAAGATACGCCAGAACTTAAATATTTTTATCCAACAGATGTGTTAGTAACAGGTTATGATATTATTTTCTTCTGGGTAGTTAGAATGGTATTTTCAGGATTAGAACATATGGGAGATATTCCGTTTAAAAATGTTTTAATTAACGGTTTGGTTAGAGATTCATTAGGAAGAAAGATGAGTAAATCATTAGGCAATGGTATTGATCCACTTGAAATAATAGATAAGTACGGTGCTGATGCTCTAAGATTTACATTGATTACTGGAAACACACCAGGAAACGATATGAGATTCCACATGGAAAGAGTTGAAGCTAGTAGAAATTTTGCAAATAAGTTATGGAATGCATCTAGATTTGTTCTAATGAATCTAGGTGAAGAGTTAATAGAGCATGATTTAGCATTTAATTCACTAAAAGAAGAAGATAAATGGATAATATCTAGAGTTAATAAGATAGCAAAAGAAATTACAGAGAACTTAACGAAATTTGAATTGGGTATTGCAGCTCAAAAGATATATGATTTTATCTGGAGTGAATATTGCGATTGGTATATTGAAATGGTGAAACCTCGTTTATATGGTGATGATGCAGCAAGCAAGAATACTGCAAGATATGTGCTATTGTATGTATTAAAAGACCTTCTAAAATTATTGCATCCATTTATGCCATTTATTACAGAGGAAATTTGGCAGCACTTACCAAATACAGAAAGCAGTTTAATAATGGCAAAATGGCCTGTATATAAAGAAGAATATAATTTTGAAGAATCTGAGAGAAGAATTGGTTTTATAATGGAGGCTGTGAAGAATATCAGAAATATAAGGGCAGAAATGAATGTAGCTCCTTCTAAAAAGGCTAAAGTAATATTTGTAACTAACAATAATGATATTAAGGACATATTAAGTGAAGGAGAGATTTATTTTACTACTCTTGCAGGTGCTTCAAGTATAGAAATCAGAGATAATAAAGATGGTATAGGTGAAGATGCAATGTCAGCTGCAATGGAAGATTGCGAAATATATTTACCTTTAGAAGAACTAGTTGATATTGCCAAAGAAATAGAAAGATTAGAAAAAGAAAAAGAGCGATTAGAAGGGGAATTAAAAAGAGTTAGAAGTAAGCTATCTAATGAAGGCTTTATAAGCAAGGCGCCTAAGCATATAGTTGATAAAGAAAGAGAGAAAGAAGCTAAGTATCAAAATATGATGGAAAAAGTGCTTGAAAGATTGGAAAGTTTAAAGAGAAAATAGAGAAAAGCTAAGACTCCTTAATGGGGTCTTAGCTTGTTGACAAAGTTATATTACTTAATGAATTGAAAAAATAACGTCCATAGACAAATCTTCAGAGAAAACTAAGATTCATAATTTCGAAAAATCTTAACGCACCTAATCAAGACGTCCTGTCTTGTAGGATGCTGGCTTAGCGTCCTGCTAAGCCTACGGATTTTTCTGAAATTCTTTATCAAGTTTTCTTGGCTGAAGCTTTGTAATTATTCACTTTTATTTTTTCAATCATTATATTTATTTAGTCTATATCCTAAGACTCTTTAAAAGAGTCCTATTTTCTCGATAATATTGAGGAGTGAGATGATGAACTATAAAGAGGCATTAGAATATATCCATGGTACAAGAAAATTTGGAAGTAAATTAGGACTTGAAAATATAAGAATTTTACTAGATTTATTGGGCAATCCCCATAAAGGTTTAAAAATAATACATGTAGCTGGGACCAATGGTAAAGGTTCAACTTCATCTTATATTTCGACTATATTGACTGAGGCTGGTTATAAAGTAGGATTATTCACTTCACCATATTTAGAGAGATTTACAGAAAGAATTAGAGTAAATGGTAAAGAAATTGAAGACGAAAGGCTAGCTCAAGTTACTTCAAAAGTTAAAGATAAAGTTGCGGAGATGATTAAAAAAGGTTATAATCATCCTACTGAATTTGAAATAGTAACAGCGATAGCTTTTGTTTATTATAAAGAAGAAAAAGTTGATTTTGTAGTACTTGAAGTTGGATTAGGTGGAAGATATGATTCTACCAATATTATTGAAAATCCACTGGTTTCGGTTTTAACTCCAATTTCGTTAGATCATAAGGATATACTTGGAGATACTATAGAAAAAATTGCCTGGGAAAAGGCAGGAATAATAAAAGAAAATGGACTTGTTATAAGCCATCCTCAAGTAGATGAAGCACAAAAAGTTATTGAGGATGTTGTTAAGGATAAGAATAGTAAGCTTATAATAGCACCTGTTAAAGATATAGAAGTAATTGAGTGTACGGAACTAGGCAGTAAATTTAATTTTAAATTTAATGAAAAGACTCTTGAAAATCTTAAGATTAGCCTTATAGGAGAGCATCAGATAAATAATGCTTGCATTGCTTTAACAGTTATACTTACTTTAATAGAAAATAATTATGTAGGCATTAATGAAGATTGTATTAGAAGAGGTTTACTAAAAACTAAGTGGAAAGGCAGATTAGAAATATTAAGACGTAATCCAACATTTGTCATAGATGGTGCACATAATTTAGCCGGAGCAAGTTCTTTAAAAAAATCTATAAAGGAACTTTTTAAATATAATAAATTAATTTTAGGTATTGGAATACTTGGCGATAAAGAAGTTAATAGTATATTGAATGAATTAGTTCCTCTAGCAGATGAAATTATTATTACAGAGGCAAATAATCCAAGAAAGCTTGAAGCTGAAAAATTAGCAAATATTATTGAGAATTTTAATAAGGAATATCTAATTGAAAAGGACATAAAGGAAGCTGTAAATAAAGCTTTGGATAAGGCAAAAGAGGATGACTTAATATTATTTTCAGGCTCTTTATATTTAATTGGTGATGTTAGAAAAATTATTATGAATGATTAGTTATTATTTTTCTCCCATTGAATAAAATATATATATATTCAAGTGGGAGGTTGGTTATGTCTGAAATAGGGTACAAACCATATAAAAATTTAGAAGATTATGTTTTACTAGAAGAAGTTTATTCGAAGATGGAAAAACTAAGACTTTTATCGACATCAGATGATGAAGAAAAATACTGGGAAGAAGCTAATGAGTTTAATGAACTGATTATTGAGATAAAAAGAAGAAATATAACAATTGATAAAGAAACATGGATTAAAAAAATAATAATTGATATATAACTATAATTTAATTAATCACCTCTATTCACCCTTATTATTAAATGTGCATAAACTGATATAAGGGCAATGAAGACAGAGGTGATTATTTTTATGAAGAGGAAAAAACTTGTAGTAGCTAATGCTGAGAATGATACATTGACCTTGGTAGATTTAGAAAATAAATATGAAGTTGAAAATATATTTCTCAATAATATTAGTACAAGTAAAAAACGAGTTAATATTTCAAGTATAAACAGACCATATATAGGACCTCATCATATTATTAGAGGGAGTAATGACTCAATAATATATACAGCTAATTCATATGATAACAGTGTTTTTAAGATAGATATAAACAGTAAAACAGTTATAGATGCTGTTTATGTAGGAAGTTGTCCAAAACATTTAGAGTTGTTAAATGGATGTATTTTTGTTACAAATACAGATTCAAATTCAGTTTCAGTAATAGATGAGAAAGACTTTATATTATTAGAAAATATACCTGTAGGAGAGAAACCTCATGATATTAAAATAAACAACAGCAAAAATCGAATTTATGTAGCTAATAGCAGTGGTTATAGTTTGAGTGTAATCTACTTAGATAGTAATAAAATAGATAAAATTAGACTTAGGTTTAATCCTTTTCATATTTTAACAAATAAAGATAGAATATATATATTATGTCCACAATCAAATGGGATGCATCAAAGTGCAATACAAATATTAGACATAAATGATAATATATTACTTGCAGAATTAGAAGTAGAAGGTGTAGTTTTAGATATGGTTGTCATAGAGAATACTGACATATTATATACAACTAATGCTCTTGACGGTTTTCTTTACAAAATCAATATTGAGAAGAAGAATATACTTGAAAAGTATTATTTAGGAGGAATGCCTAACTGTATGCTCTACAATGGTGATGATTTAATATTTATATCAGATGCTCTAAAAAATTGTGTTACTGTATTTAACTATAAAAAGGGAAAAATAATAAAAAATATATCAGTTGGGTTAGAGCCTAATGGATTAATCTTAATATGATAGAAAGATAATAGACAGGAAAAAACCTGCCTATTTATTTTCCACTATTAATAAATCTAATATTTTTTTATATATTTCTTGAGGATTTTCTTTCCAATTATTACAAATGAGCTTTGCTTGCTTATTTGAAACTACATTCAGAGACATATTGAATAGAGTAATGTCTTTTTCTATGACTTTTAGATTAACAATATACTCTGAATCATTCTTTTTATAGTAGTTACCAATAATTTGAGTTTTCTTAATCATTTCTTCTTTTTTCTTTTTATAATTATTATCAATTTCAAGTTTTATTTTTTCTGGTATTCTATCTATGAAGTAATTAAGAGTATTTTTACCTTGCTCGGTGATATGGTAGTACTCACTGCCATCTTTTGTAGTTATTTCAATAAACTTTGAGGATACTAGCTCGCTTAAAAATTGTTGTACCATAAAATAATTAACCATATAATCATTTTCGAGAACGAATTGTGTAATTTCAGAATTAGTCATCGGGAATTCTACAATATCTAATATGTATAGAAGCAAGAGTTTGTGTTGTGCTAATTCTTTAGTATTTTCAACAAACATAATGCCACCTCTTTTTTCTAGATATGTGATTATTGATTTTGTTTTATTGATTTCACACATCTTTAAATAAATCATATTAAAATTATAACACATAAAAAGGAGAAGTGGCAAAAATACCACTTCTCCTTTTTATTGATTTATCTTCCAGACATCTGTCTTTCAGCTTGCTCAATTAACCTTTTAACCATATATCCACCAACATAACCATTTTGTCTAGAAGTTAAATTTCCTTTATCTATACTATTATAATTAGATAAACCTAATTCATTAGCTATTTCTATTTTCATCTGCTCAAGGGCTTGCTTAGCTTCTGGAACAACAACTCTATTTCCTCTAGCCAATTTTTTTCCCTCCCAAATAGATTTATTACCAACATCATATTTGATGTTGTATTATTAATATAACCTTTTTTAAATTTTTATATCCATGAAAATATTTAAAATTGGTATATTTTATACTATTTATTCATATAATTAATACTTTAGGAAAAAATTGATTTAATAATTAATAATCAATAAATTAATAACTATTGGTCAATAATTATGGAGTAATAGCTGTGTTATAATAAATTTAGCATTAAAAAAAGAAAGGAGTATTATATGAATTTAAATTTCAAAGAAAAGATAATAGAAAAAGCTATTGGTATGGGTGCTTCTAAGATTGGATTTGCTAAATTAGAGAACGTCTTGTCTGATAGTTTTTCTCACTTAAAATCAGGTATTTCCATTGTTGTTAGATTATCAGATCAGATAATGAATGATGTAGTAGATAAACCAACACATACTTATTTTCATCATTATAGAACAGTAAATTTTTTAATAGATCAGATTACTTTAGCTATAACAACTATGATTCAAAATGAAGGATATCTTGCTATGGCAGTACCAGCTTCTCAAACTGTTAAAACACAAATAGATGCATATACAGGAATTTTCCAGCACAAAACTGCTGCAACTTTGGCAGGCTTAGGATGGATAGGTAAAAATGCTTGTTTAGTGACAGAAGAATTTGGACCAAGAATAAGATTAGGAACCGTATTAACAAATATGATTTTTCCATATGATGATCCGATTAAAGACTCAAAATGTGGTGATTGTAATATTTGTGTAACAAAATGTCCAGCTTTGGCTTTGAAAGGGGAAAATTGGTATCAAGGTATTAAACGAGGCAATTTGGTTGATGCATTTGCATGTAGTACTTATATGAGTGAACAATATAAAGATATAGGTAGAGGATCAGTATGTGGCTTATGTATTTCAAGTTGTCCAAGGGGAACAAAAGTTATTAGGCCATAATTTAGCGGCCTTTAATAGGCCGCACTTTTAAGTTAGTTTTCTTTTTATAGGAGTTTTTACATCTTTTCTAGTACCATGCTGATGTTTGCTTTCAAGCTGAGCTTTTTGAGATTCTGCTTCTCTATAAAAGTGTCTTTCATCGTTTGTTATTGTTATAGCAGAGTATTCAGCCTGTTTTCCTTTAATATTAGTAAAGGTACTTTTTCTTATAGACAATAAACACATCTCCTTTTTATGATTTTTAAAAATTTTGTAATTAATTGAAAAAATTATTATGAGCTAATCGGATTATAGTTTCGATTAAATACGATATGTTATAATTAAATAAAAATTATATTTATATTTTAACCCTATGAAACAACATAATACTTCGAATTTTTTCCTATAAATAATATTTATTTAAAAAAAGTTTTAAAATGTTGTAAAGAGATATAATAGAGAAATATTAGGGGGGATATTTTGAAAAAAGTAATAAATATAACAGTAGTGGTGGTAATTGTATTTTTACTTTTGACTGGATGTAATAAAATAGAAGAGGTAAACAATGAAATACCAGTTGTTAATAAGGTTTATAACAAAGCGGAAGAAACCAATAATATTATTGATAAAAAAGATAGTAAAGATGATAATAATTCAGAGGACCCTTTTGAAAAAATAGATTTATCAAAAAAACCAAATGAAGCAGGCCAAATAATGATATTAATGTATCATAACATTGGAAATGAAGAAAGTGAATGGGTTAGGACAGTTGAAAACTTTAAAAAGGATTTAAAGGTATTATATGAAAAAGGATATAGACCTATAAGTCTTAAAGATTTTGTGAATAATAATATAGATGTTGAGGCTGGATATACACCAATAGTTATTACTTTTGATGATGGCAATAAAAATAATTTTAATATAATTGTAAAAGATGGTAAGAAAATAATTGATCCTAATTGTGCGGTAAGTATTTACGAAGAGTTTCATAAACAGCATCCTGATTTTCCTTTAAAGGCAACATTTTTTATATTTGGGAAAAATCCTTTTAGGCAAAAAGAGTTTGTAGAGTATAAGCTTAAGTATTTAATTGAAAAGGGACTAGATATAGGTAATCATACAATTGCACATAATAATTTAACTAAATTAGATTCTAGTAGTATACAAAAGGTAATTGGTGAAAATATTGAGTTTTTAAGCAGCATTTTAAAAGATTATGAAGTAAATATGTTAGCACTTCCATACGGAAGTAGACCTAAAAACAAAGAAAATGAAATTTATTTAAGAAAAGGTGAGTATAATGGGATTAATTATAATAATATAGCTATACTGAATGTAGGCTGGAAGCCTTCTTATTCTCCAATAGACAAGAGATTTAATCCTTATTCAATACCAAGAGTTAGGGCAAGTGAGATTAATGTTGATAATGTCGGTCTCTATGACTGGCTAGAATACTTTGACAAGTACCCTCAAAAAAGATTTATTAGTGAT is from Caloranaerobacter sp. TR13 and encodes:
- a CDS encoding valine--tRNA ligase, with protein sequence MERNLAKKYNPKDFEERIYNYWNENNYFRAEINEEKEPFTIMMPPPNVTGSLHMGHALNGTLQDILIRWKRMEGYEALWLPGTDHASISTEAKVVAKIRSEGKTKEQIGREKFLEEAWDWTEKYGGNIRKQLRKLGVSCDWSRERFTLDEGLSKAVEEVFIRLYEKGLIYRGNRIINWCPSCKTAISDAEVEHEEKQGKLWHIKYPVKDSDEYIVIATTRPETMLGDVAVAVNPQDERYEHLIGKKLILPLVNREIPIIADEYVEMEFGTGAVKITPAHDPNDFEVGLRHNLEQIKVMNDDASINELGGKYQGMDRYEARKAIVKDLEDGGYLVKIEDHNHNVGHCERCNTVVEPIISKQWFVKMEPLAKPALEAYREGRFRFIPERFGKIYVHWLENIRDWCISRQLWWGHRLPVYYCQDCGEVIVSRQEPDSCPKCESTNIKQDPDTLDTWFSSALWPFSTLGWPEDTPELKYFYPTDVLVTGYDIIFFWVVRMVFSGLEHMGDIPFKNVLINGLVRDSLGRKMSKSLGNGIDPLEIIDKYGADALRFTLITGNTPGNDMRFHMERVEASRNFANKLWNASRFVLMNLGEELIEHDLAFNSLKEEDKWIISRVNKIAKEITENLTKFELGIAAQKIYDFIWSEYCDWYIEMVKPRLYGDDAASKNTARYVLLYVLKDLLKLLHPFMPFITEEIWQHLPNTESSLIMAKWPVYKEEYNFEESERRIGFIMEAVKNIRNIRAEMNVAPSKKAKVIFVTNNNDIKDILSEGEIYFTTLAGASSIEIRDNKDGIGEDAMSAAMEDCEIYLPLEELVDIAKEIERLEKEKERLEGELKRVRSKLSNEGFISKAPKHIVDKEREKEAKYQNMMEKVLERLESLKRK
- a CDS encoding folylpolyglutamate synthase/dihydrofolate synthase family protein, which gives rise to MNYKEALEYIHGTRKFGSKLGLENIRILLDLLGNPHKGLKIIHVAGTNGKGSTSSYISTILTEAGYKVGLFTSPYLERFTERIRVNGKEIEDERLAQVTSKVKDKVAEMIKKGYNHPTEFEIVTAIAFVYYKEEKVDFVVLEVGLGGRYDSTNIIENPLVSVLTPISLDHKDILGDTIEKIAWEKAGIIKENGLVISHPQVDEAQKVIEDVVKDKNSKLIIAPVKDIEVIECTELGSKFNFKFNEKTLENLKISLIGEHQINNACIALTVILTLIENNYVGINEDCIRRGLLKTKWKGRLEILRRNPTFVIDGAHNLAGASSLKKSIKELFKYNKLILGIGILGDKEVNSILNELVPLADEIIITEANNPRKLEAEKLANIIENFNKEYLIEKDIKEAVNKALDKAKEDDLILFSGSLYLIGDVRKIIMND
- a CDS encoding YncE family protein, whose amino-acid sequence is MKRKKLVVANAENDTLTLVDLENKYEVENIFLNNISTSKKRVNISSINRPYIGPHHIIRGSNDSIIYTANSYDNSVFKIDINSKTVIDAVYVGSCPKHLELLNGCIFVTNTDSNSVSVIDEKDFILLENIPVGEKPHDIKINNSKNRIYVANSSGYSLSVIYLDSNKIDKIRLRFNPFHILTNKDRIYILCPQSNGMHQSAIQILDINDNILLAELEVEGVVLDMVVIENTDILYTTNALDGFLYKINIEKKNILEKYYLGGMPNCMLYNGDDLIFISDALKNCVTVFNYKKGKIIKNISVGLEPNGLILI
- a CDS encoding DUF4364 family protein codes for the protein MFVENTKELAQHKLLLLYILDIVEFPMTNSEITQFVLENDYMVNYFMVQQFLSELVSSKFIEITTKDGSEYYHITEQGKNTLNYFIDRIPEKIKLEIDNNYKKKKEEMIKKTQIIGNYYKKNDSEYIVNLKVIEKDITLFNMSLNVVSNKQAKLICNNWKENPQEIYKKILDLLIVENK
- a CDS encoding alpha/beta-type small acid-soluble spore protein gives rise to the protein MARGNRVVVPEAKQALEQMKIEIANELGLSNYNSIDKGNLTSRQNGYVGGYMVKRLIEQAERQMSGR
- a CDS encoding epoxyqueuosine reductase, producing the protein MNLNFKEKIIEKAIGMGASKIGFAKLENVLSDSFSHLKSGISIVVRLSDQIMNDVVDKPTHTYFHHYRTVNFLIDQITLAITTMIQNEGYLAMAVPASQTVKTQIDAYTGIFQHKTAATLAGLGWIGKNACLVTEEFGPRIRLGTVLTNMIFPYDDPIKDSKCGDCNICVTKCPALALKGENWYQGIKRGNLVDAFACSTYMSEQYKDIGRGSVCGLCISSCPRGTKVIRP
- a CDS encoding polysaccharide deacetylase family protein, translated to MKKVINITVVVVIVFLLLTGCNKIEEVNNEIPVVNKVYNKAEETNNIIDKKDSKDDNNSEDPFEKIDLSKKPNEAGQIMILMYHNIGNEESEWVRTVENFKKDLKVLYEKGYRPISLKDFVNNNIDVEAGYTPIVITFDDGNKNNFNIIVKDGKKIIDPNCAVSIYEEFHKQHPDFPLKATFFIFGKNPFRQKEFVEYKLKYLIEKGLDIGNHTIAHNNLTKLDSSSIQKVIGENIEFLSSILKDYEVNMLALPYGSRPKNKENEIYLRKGEYNGINYNNIAILNVGWKPSYSPIDKRFNPYSIPRVRASEINVDNVGLYDWLEYFDKYPQKRFISDGNPDVVTVPKKFEDIVDKNKLNGKLLYIYEEKE